The stretch of DNA ATTTTTAAAACGCTAACTTTGAGTAGCAGCTGTCTCGAAATTTAGATTGTCTGCAGTGTTGACAGAATGAATAGAATGAATAGAGCACACTCtgatggtttaaaatgtgtagtTTTAAGGAAACTGGAGCTGTGTTGCTCTTTTGTTTGCAAATAGTGTACGTATAGTAGGCCTACGGCGCTGTTTTGCAGATACAGTGATTATCATGACCTTGGATATCAAGCGCTCAAAAAATCATTTGGCCATCTACTGTTGTCGGAATTCTATGCTCACTGGTTTTGGGGAGTCACGTTTGATGACGTCTCAATTAGTTGTTGTGTAAATAGACGTGCATAGACATAGAGCAGCCGATTCTCTATTTCCtttagctatttttttttttttttagaaatggaCTTTAGCTGTCCTGGCAATCTTCTTGAAGTTGCCAAACAAAGCAAGCACTTACACTTTGGAAGTTAATGGTGTTCAGTTGAGCCGTCCtcttgaaacaaacacaaacaacatgcTGAATATGACGCCTTTATCACCTCTATTGTTAGCTCTTTTAGTGGACTAGACTGTTCAACCAAAACGAATTTCCATCTGTTTAACATACTATCATCTGCTGAACTTACAGGCACCTCTTTGATCATGTGCCTAGTGTGAAGATAGGTATGATTTCTGCACTAGGCCTACAACTGAGGTTGTCTTGCAGATAGCTTGTTCTGCTGGGCCATTGACCTCTCTTAATCCTAGGGATCAGCCATCTCAATTTCGTTCTTACCGTTTTTCTGTATTTCACCCCTCAGCACAAATAGCATCTGAACTATAAGGAGCCATGGATGGCAGAAAGGAGGCCGAGACCTTGACCTCAAATGACTCCAAACCCTCAAACTCCACAGGCAGCTCTCTCCAGCAGAGCACCACAGGTAGTGTGACCATGGTAACCATAACTAATAGAAACCCTGCAAAGCGGTTGTTCTGGAAACCAGCTCTAGATAAATTATGTGCACACATAGGCCTAGAACTACACCTTATGTGTCGGGGTTAAGGCATATGAATCCTGTATGATGTTGCAATAGTAAAACACTTTGGAATGTAAATGTCCTAATCTGTATTATATGCTCACATACATTTGCCAGGTGGCTAATAAATAACATATGGCAGTGGACTTTTATTTCAATACAAaattattggcatgacaaaaagaaagagacatgTTGCCAAAATGTAGAACATAGGACCATACTGCAATACACCGAACAAACAATTCATTAATAGATTgcgagagtgagacagacagacagagagagagagagagagagagagagagagagagactgaccctGTGTTTTGGATATAATATGAGATAGCCTTACCTCTGTGCTGTGTCAGCCACACTTTGTACCACTGATTACACTATCTTGTATTGCTCATTAATGACTATCTTATTACTGTAACGTGTTATGTAAGcttacacattcatacacttttatttgtttattttcacacacacacgcacacacatgcacacgggtgcgcgcgcgcacacacaacacacacacacacacacacacaaaaaaacacacacacacacacacacacacacacacacacacacacacacacacacacacacggtatgcAAATACCAacaaatggttgtgtgtgtgtgtgtgtgtgtgtgtgtgtgtgtgtgcatatgtattcaATGTTTAATCCTGAAACCTGTGCTAGGAATTTCCACCCAGCACGGTAGCCACAAAGATGCTTTGAAGGTTGGAAAACGAGGAGTCAGGGATTTAGTGTGGAAACTAGGCAGTTTATGCATGTTTACGTGCTTAACAGAAGAAATATGCCAGCAAAAGTAAGGGTGAGGGAGTTAAGACTATCAGAGATTTTTAAGGAAGTGTATCTGCTGAACATTTCAGGCCAGTTGAAATACTGTAGGTAAGATGATCCACAAGCACACTTCGTTTTTTAAGGAAATTGAATAGGCAGATAGTTGCATAATGTAATACCAGGCCTGCTCGAGCATGCTGTGGCGACAAACTATCACTATTACGACTCGAAAATTATTTTGAAGCCATATCTTGCAGTAAAATCATAGCATGCTGTTGCCTTAAAATGTATACGTagactgtgcatctgtgtggcTGCACACATGATTAAGAACATTTGCTTTCTCTCTAAACAATattcactctttctcctcttttttccttttgctTTCTCCCCTTGTCACTGAAACGGCATCTtctactttctctttctttatcccctccacccctctctatccctctctctttctcctttgaGCATCTTTCCTCCACGTCTACTACTTCCTTTCCCATATCCCTCTTTCTTCCCATCTTTTTGTCTTCTGCCGCGTGTTCTCTTTCGCTCTCCTCCTATCCcaaccctttctctcttcctctctctctctccctctatctctctctctctctctctctctctctctctctctctctctctctctttcctctctctcctcccctccaggTTGTGGCGTGGTGCTGGTCCTCTCGGCCCTGGTGGCCTCGGTCAGCGGTCTGCTGCTGGGCTACGAGATGGGCCTGATCTCGGGGGCCCTGCTGCAGCTGCGCGAGGCCCTGTCGCTGTCCTGCCAGAGCCAGGAGGTGGTGGTCAGCTCGCTGCTGCTGGGCGCGCTGGTGTTCTCGCTGGCCGGCGGCGCCGTGCTCGACCGCTGGGGACGCCGCTTCGCCATCATGCTCACCGCCGCCATGGCCGTGGGCGGCACGCTGCTGACCGTGTGCGTGAGCTCGCTGGCCGCCCTGGTGGCCGGACgggtggtggtgggcatggCCGTGGCACTGTCGGGGACGGCGTCCTGCCTCTACATCGCAGAGGTGAGTGCTGTAGATGCTGGCACTGGTCACTCACTACAACTGGACTGTGAATAGAACCCTTCACAACGGTATAAATATCCGGGTTTGCGTGACGTCACTGGCGGCAGAAAAGTTAGGCGGCTATTGAAAAGCACTAGTAATGCGGCTAAAATTAGTCCGTAATTAACCTTTGCTGAAATGGGTAATgatataaaacagtatgtacatgcgctcagtgtacgggattgggaggattatttgaaaaaactttgaaaaaacgtACATTATCAGGTGGGACCATTCTGACAGATCCCTATTCTAAGGAAAGAAGACGTAGCAGGATTGCCCTCCGTTGAATGGCCGGATATTTAGAATTACGTTATTGAAAAACCGAGCGTCTACAGTAAGGAGAAGTTGTGGGTGTATAAATCATTGGATATATAACTatgtcccaaatggtcatgtccaagatttacaatacaatgacgTATCGGATGACTTTTGTGTTGTAgctgatggcagttgatggttgttttgcctCCAGTGAACGTAGTGACGTAGGCTCAGCAACGGTCTATACCTCGGGGTGGTggcagtgtagtggttaaggagctgggctagcgtgcagtagcctgaaagttgatGCTTCAATTCCGGCTTCCACCGCTTCcactgaatttaaaaaaaaaatatttggaaTAAAACACCACAGCATCCAAATATTAGCAAAGAGCTTGTTATGCTGCACTTGACAAACTTTGTGCTAATAGTAACAACCACATGATTAAATAAAGAAATAGGCTATTGTATGTTAAAGATGGAGGTGGCATCGCCTTCTCCAAACATGCAGAGTGCCTATGACTGCTGACATAGAACAGTATTCAGCTAATTGCCTTGAGGTATTTTTACTCATTGCTGTTCAGCAATTTGTGCGCATGTCCTAAACTACCATAAATTAGGATAATCAGTTCTGTACTGCAACCACAAGCATTTTTAATGACttaatattttaaaaacacaGGTCCATCAGGCAACACCCTACTTCCAAAATCAAAATCTTCCTAGAAAGTTCATTGAAGATACCTTTCGTTAACGGCTAGATTTTGTAGCACGGAATGTGAGACTGTGTGATCAGTGCTCTGCAGGCATGCAAGTATACCTTGAAGGCGCAGGTTGACCCAATGATCACGCGGTTGCATCACGTCACGTTACCTGCTCCCTGCTGGTGTATgcccagtctcacacacacacacacacacacacatacacacacacacacacacaaacatataataacacacacacacacacaaacatataacacacacacacacacacacacacacacacacacacacacacacacacacacacacatataacacacacacacacacacacacacacacacacacacacacacacacacacataaacacacacacacacacacacacacacacacacacacacacacacacacacacacacacacatacacacacacacacacacactcacacactctcattcctgTCCGCACTCCATCCACTCGTTCCATTCACAACCAGAAGGCCCACATTCCCTAGCCTGGTTAGTGCATAGACCTTCTCAATGAgaattgagagtgggtctgaAAAAGGCTCATTGACATACAACTTCCAGCTAGCTTAAACTAGCAGtgaattaaacttaaattgacGCATTAAAGTCTTACCAAATTGTTTCAGAAGTACAGCAATGTTGTAATCAAAGGTTTTagttgcagttgtttactcattGTCCAAGAAATATGTGTCCATGCCAGATTAGCGATTGTATTTGCGTGTATTTGGGTTTTAGGGACTTTAGAAATGGGCTTCAATGGCCGCTTGGTCACATGGCCCTGCAGTTTGTATGGGTATTCCCTGGCTatacatttatttcatttaagtataaatatattattattaatttgaaaaaaaaaaataattgcctCCTGTTCATGGCTCACGTGAGCCTAGGTCAGTTTGCCTGTACGagctaatggtgtgtgtgtgtgagtgtgtgtttgtgtgtgtgtgtggtgtgtgtgtacgtgtgtgtacgtgtgcgtgtgtgtgtgtgtgtgtgtgtgtgtgtgtgtgtgtgtgtgtgtgtgtgtgtgtgtgtttgtaggcggCCCCTCAGGGTATCGTCTCTGTCTGTAGTATACGAGTACCAGCCTGTAGGAGCTGGTGATGTATGCCTATGCATATTTGTGTAATGAcacatgactctgtgtgtgtgtgtgtgtgtgtgtgtgtgtgtgtgtgtgtgtgtgtaggtggctcCGCAGGCATGGCGCGGGCGTCTGGTGTGCCTGTACGAGCTGATGGTGGTGCTGGGCGTGCTGCTGGGCTTCGGCCTGAGCTACGCCTTCGCGGCCGTGCCCGACGGCTGGCGCTACACCTTCGCCGCCGTCATCCCCCCGGCGCTGGCCCAGGCCGCCGCCATGTACTTCCTGCCGCGCAGTCCCCGCTTCCTGCTGGCCAGGGGCAAGGAGGACGAAGCCCGCACCGTCTTGGAGCGCCTGAGGGGGGCGTCGACGTTGTCGCCAATGGCAACAGAAACATCGGTGATGGCGGCATCGGCGCCGTCGGCCGGGTTGTTGCCGGGCGGCGCGGGCTCGCCGTCGCCGCCGCTGACCGTCGTGGAGGAGGAGCTGCGGAGCATCCGGGCGGCCCTGTGCCGGGAGATGCAGCACAGCTTCCTGGACCTCTTCCGCTCGCACGACAACATGCGCCAGCGGCTgctggtgggcgccggcctgGTCTTCCTGCAGCAGGCCACCGGGCAGCCCAACCTGCTGTCCTACGCCTCCACCGTGCTGCACCACGTGGGCTTCCAGAGCGGCCAGGCCGCCACGCTGGCCTCCACCGGCCTGGGGGTGGTGAAGGTGGCCGGCACGCTGCCCGCCGTGCTGCTGGTGGACCGCGTCGGGCCCAAGGCCTTCCTGTGCGTGGGCGCCGTGGTCATGACGCTCTCGCTGGCCGCGCTCGGCGCCGCCACCATGCAGAGCCACACGCAGGTGCACAGCCTGTGCCAGAGCACGCCGCCGAGCCCGCTGCCGCCCGGGCCCAACCATTCCCACTGGGCgcggggggagggagagggggaggcccTGGGACTGTACCAAAACGCCCTGAACCTCAGCGAACTCAGCAGGAGCTACAGCCCCGCTTGGAGGACCAACAGCAGCGGCGGACAGGCTGGAAACTGGAGCCTCGCCGAGGATTCTGGGAGACGGAGTCCTGGAGACGTGGGCGTGTCCTCGTCTCTGAAGTGGATCTCATTGGTCAGCCTACTGGTGTACGTGGCAGGCTTCTCCTTCAGCCTTGGACCAAGTAAGTAACTGTGTCTAAAACGTCtttaaagtagggttcagaccaaagattccccaCGAGACCAGatgagacgagccgcgacgttcttgccactgcgactcaacatgtttaatgctctgtgacggcttgcgacggcttgcaactacgtgcaacttctaattcacactgctgcaactcagtctcgtcgggtcgggaatctttggtgtgaattgggcttaataGACACaggatttgcacacacacacatacactctctctcacacacacacacacacacacgcacacactctctccctctctctctctctctctctctctctctctctctctctctctctctctctctctcacacacacacacacacaccaacacacacacagctgtacttCCGAATCCTACCTAATATTTTACAGGCCAACAACTTCACACACCTCAACTACAAAAAGCTCCTGCTCTCGTCTGCAGTACAATGTCGTAGCACTTGTACTTCAAGATGTGATCCCATAAACCCTTTCACTCAAAACCAGCACAGTGTCTGTTAAATGAAAGTGAATTTCAGCTTAATGCTCTACAAAATGTTGActtttgtcatgttttttttattttatttttgtttgtcctCAAGTAACGATtagctcaatgttgttttcCGTGCCAAGGGAAATGCCTCAGAAAgacacatgtttgtttatgctgttgaaagggtctatagtcCTTCCTGATtatcgacacacacactttcagtgaAAAACAGCTAGCATTCAGACACAGTTTAGATACTTAAGATGAAGGGGAAAGGCTGAAAGACTGGATGTAGAAGCTTCACTGCCTGTGGCTCTTAACATACCATACTTTACTTGAgcttaacacacatacaaaagtgTGTCGTTCTGTCTGGGTCATAtgcatatgtacatacacacacacacacacacacacacacacacacattcacacatacacacacgcacacacacacactccaacacatcTAAACACACTGATATGTGCATCCTGAGGTTATGCAGAGTGTGTTAAGAACTTTCAACATAAGATATGATTTCTTCGGTCAGCCATTGTGTTTGATTGCTTTAATCTctaatctctctgtgtgtgtgtgtgtgtgtgtgtgtgtgtgtgtgtgtgtgtgtgtgtgtgtgtgtgtgtgtgtgtgtgtgtgtgtgtgtgtgtgtgtgtgtgtgtgtgtgtgtgtgtgtgtgtgtgtgtgtgtgtgtgtgtgtgtgtgtgtgtgtgttccgtagTGGTATACGTGGTACTCAGTGAGATTTTTCCGACGGGGATCCGAGGGAAGGCTGTTTCCGTGGTGTCCGCCTTTAACTGGGCAACAAACCTCATTATATCCATGACCTTCCTCACCATCACAGGtacgcagtacacacacacatacacacacacacacacacacacacacacacacactctctctctctcacacacacacacacacacacacacaatatcctgACTTAGCACTGTAGAACTGTGGCTGTTCATTATCTTATCTAAGTTTTTGGCATTTCTTTTTATGGCAGCCAAATTTAATGCAGCATCTTACATAATGAATAGTTTtgatataaacagcacacacacacacacacacacacacacacacacacacacactatgtagcAAACAATCAGACCCCAGCCTTTTTGAGCGTCGCACCTCTTTGCTGGCTCTAGCtggctgtgtacagtatgtgtgtgcgtgtaggtgtgtgtgtgtgtgtttagggccTTATCTCCCTTCCAGGCTACTATCTGCAGGTAACGATATCAGCCGCACGTCAGTCTAACAGCTAACGTTATTGCGCATTCTCGGCAGAATGTCTCATAAATAGGTAGATTGGCCGAATCAATAAATCAGGTCGACCTTTTCCCCTTTAACCTATGGTGCTGCTGAAGAGTACAGTGCCGGGATCAGACTCTGGCTAGCATTCTTACCGATGGCTCAAGAGCTGCTTCAGAtgtagtggtggggggggggcgggggggggggctatttaTGTCAGACATTTCTATTTGTATGCTGACCCGCTAcctcactgaaacacacaaataGCTCGCAGTATCACCATTACTAGCTATTTCGGAAGCAGGACTTTCTTCGTTCTTGTCTGTGGAGTCTGAAGTGCCAAGATATGGGTGGTTCTTTTATTGCGTCTGGTTTATGGAACACGCCAGTTGCCTAACTGCCAAGAGATAAGCGCGGTAGTGCGGCTTTATTGATCTGTTTAGACATGTCTCCGTAATAGACAACTAGACATAGAGAGTAAAGCAAGTTAACGTGTTAACACAAGTAAATGAAGTGAAAGAAATGTGCGGATGGTGACGCCTACCAAGATAAACAAAAAGGCCCAGTCATTGAACTGAATATAAATGAGACAGGTTTAATGAATCCAGCCACAATCCAGACAATGTGGGCTGCTTTGGCAAAGTCAAGAGTCTCTAAATCTATCTAATTTCTATATCTGCAAATAGAACTGGTCAAAACTCCCTCAAAGCACATACAAGGAACGGATTAgttatacacacgcacgcatgcgcacacagacacacacacacacacacacgcacgtacacacacgcgcacacgcacgcacacacgcacgcacgcacgcacacacacacacacacatacacacacacacacacacacacacacacacacacacacacacacatatacacaaacacacatagaagcTTCACTGCTTGTGGCTCTTAACATACCatacattatttgagtttaacacacatatgaaagtgtgtCATTCTGTCTGAGTCACacgcatatgtacacacacacacacacacacacacacacacacacacacacacacacacacacacatacatacacgtacGCGCACACAATCCAACACATCTAAACACACTGATGTGTGCATCCTGAGGTTATGCAGAGTGTGTGAACCTTTCAACATAGGCTATGATTTCTTCGGTCAGCcattgtgtttgagtgttttaatctctgtgtgtttgtatagtactgtatgtacagtatgtatgtatgagtgtgtgtatgtatgtatgtatgcatgcacttGGTAATGTCACAAATCCTAGCTACACCCCCTTATGATCAGTAATCCTGGTTACCCTGCAGTACCTGTAACGCTAGTCTGCTAGTAGTCTGCGGAACTGGTCACACTGACCCCAGCTGACCCCATTACTCTCCCCCTGCAGAGAAGATTGGCCTGCCCAATGTGATATTCTGCTATGCAGTGATGAGCTTCATCCTCCTCGTCTTCGTCATCCTCTTCATCCCAGAGACCAAGGGCAGGTCGCTTGAGCAGATCTCCAAGGAGCTCGCCATGAAGTGAGTCACCAagcacactcatcaacacactgCAGTTATAGACAACCATGGGATTCACCTATTTCTTACAAATGGAGcatacacatttttttgtttaattgatCAGTAAGATAACTATCTCCTGGTATTACTTTATGTTCCAGGTAGTTTGTCAACATTTACGAGTTTGTTAACTTTTAAGTAACCTTttatttaaaacattttaatttagtCTTAAAAGTAATGTAAACAGATGCATAAAAATACACATGAATGAATCGAAGATAAACATACAGTGTACAGAATGTGCTGCAACACTCTAGCGTTCCTATGCTGTTGTGGAATGTGGAGTGTGGAATGTGGTATGTCTGGAGACACGCTTATTTTCTCCATTCTCGCTGTTCTCCCAGAAACAACCTCCGGGACAGGCTGTGCCCATGGCGGAGTTCAAAGACAGACACCTCACGGCCTCAGGAAGTGAAAACGCTGACCTCAGTATGACCTTTCACCTCAAAAACAGCAGAGACTTTTAATTTGTagtggacacttttttttttgggggggggggggggggtgctctcaGTAGACAGAGCACAGGTGTGGTGCGATGTCATTAAAAACAGAGGTGGAGAAGTCCGGCTTcacaaagtaaaagtcctaccacgtATTGAT from Sardina pilchardus chromosome 12, fSarPil1.1, whole genome shotgun sequence encodes:
- the slc2a12 gene encoding solute carrier family 2, facilitated glucose transporter member 12, with amino-acid sequence MDGRKEAETLTSNDSKPSNSTGSSLQQSTTGCGVVLVLSALVASVSGLLLGYEMGLISGALLQLREALSLSCQSQEVVVSSLLLGALVFSLAGGAVLDRWGRRFAIMLTAAMAVGGTLLTVCVSSLAALVAGRVVVGMAVALSGTASCLYIAEVAPQAWRGRLVCLYELMVVLGVLLGFGLSYAFAAVPDGWRYTFAAVIPPALAQAAAMYFLPRSPRFLLARGKEDEARTVLERLRGASTLSPMATETSVMAASAPSAGLLPGGAGSPSPPLTVVEEELRSIRAALCREMQHSFLDLFRSHDNMRQRLLVGAGLVFLQQATGQPNLLSYASTVLHHVGFQSGQAATLASTGLGVVKVAGTLPAVLLVDRVGPKAFLCVGAVVMTLSLAALGAATMQSHTQVHSLCQSTPPSPLPPGPNHSHWARGEGEGEALGLYQNALNLSELSRSYSPAWRTNSSGGQAGNWSLAEDSGRRSPGDVGVSSSLKWISLVSLLVYVAGFSFSLGPMVYVVLSEIFPTGIRGKAVSVVSAFNWATNLIISMTFLTITEKIGLPNVIFCYAVMSFILLVFVILFIPETKGRSLEQISKELAMKNNLRDRLCPWRSSKTDTSRPQEVKTLTSV